One Streptomyces coeruleorubidus DNA segment encodes these proteins:
- a CDS encoding DUF3097 domain-containing protein, which yields MRQYSPDLTPPWKKPQQPVPEVPAEPGLVVEEAGTGFCGAVIRCEAGTVTLEDRFGKHRVFPMEPRGFLLEGRAVTLVRPSPAGPARPTRTASGSVAVPGARARVARAGRIYVEGRHDAELVEKVWGDDLRIEGVVVEYLEGVDDLPSIVESFAPGPDARLGVLVDHLVPGSKEWRIAESVTSDHALVVGHPYIDIWEAVKPSSLGIEAWPRVPRGQDWKTGVCRALGWPENTGAAWQRILSGVRSYKDLEPELLGRVEELIDFVTA from the coding sequence ATGCGCCAGTACTCGCCCGATCTCACCCCGCCGTGGAAGAAGCCGCAGCAGCCGGTGCCCGAGGTTCCGGCGGAGCCGGGTCTGGTCGTCGAGGAGGCCGGGACCGGCTTCTGCGGCGCGGTGATCCGCTGCGAGGCGGGCACGGTGACACTGGAGGACCGCTTCGGCAAGCACCGGGTGTTCCCCATGGAGCCGCGCGGCTTCCTCCTGGAGGGCAGGGCCGTGACGCTGGTCCGCCCCTCGCCCGCCGGCCCCGCGCGTCCCACCCGCACGGCCTCCGGTTCGGTGGCCGTACCCGGCGCCCGCGCGCGCGTGGCCCGCGCCGGGCGCATCTACGTCGAGGGCCGGCACGACGCCGAGCTGGTCGAGAAGGTCTGGGGCGACGACCTGCGCATCGAGGGCGTGGTCGTGGAGTACCTGGAGGGCGTCGACGACCTGCCGTCCATCGTCGAGTCCTTCGCCCCCGGCCCCGACGCCCGCCTCGGCGTCCTGGTGGACCACCTGGTGCCGGGCAGCAAGGAGTGGCGCATCGCCGAGTCGGTGACGAGCGACCACGCCCTGGTCGTCGGCCACCCCTACATCGACATCTGGGAGGCGGTGAAACCGTCGTCCCTGGGCATCGAGGCGTGGCCCCGGGTTCCTCGCGGCCAGGACTGGAAGACGGGGGTGTGCAGGGCCCTGGGCTGGCCGGAGAACACGGGGGCGGCCTGGCAGCGGATCCTGTCGGGGGTCCGGTCGTACAAGGACCTGGAGCCGGAACTGCTGGGCAGGGTGGAGGAACTGATCGACTTCGTGACGGCCTAG
- the hemW gene encoding radical SAM family heme chaperone HemW: protein MPSALPDGEPVPDDGALPVSALAGAADRPLGFYLHVPYCATRCGYCDFNTYTATELRGTGGVLASRDNYAETLVDEVRLARKVLGDDPRPVRTVFVGGGTPTLLDAGDLVRMLAAVRDEFGLAEDAEVTTEANPESVDPAYLAALREGGFNRISFGMQSARQHVLKVLDRTHTPGRPEACVAEARAAGFEHVNLDLIYGTPGESDDDWRASLDAVLGAGPDHVSAYALIVEEGTQLARRIRRGEVPMTDDDVHADRYLIADEVLSGAGFEWYEVSNWATSEAGRCLHNELYWRGADWWGAGPGAHSHVGGVRWWNVKHPGAYAGALAAGRSPGAGREVLSEEDRRVERILLELRLREGVPLSLLREEGLAASRRALSEGLLQEGPYAEGRAVLTLRGRLLADGVVRDLVD from the coding sequence ATGCCTTCCGCACTCCCCGACGGCGAGCCCGTCCCCGACGACGGCGCACTTCCCGTGTCCGCGCTCGCCGGGGCCGCCGACCGCCCGCTCGGGTTCTACCTGCACGTTCCGTACTGCGCGACCCGCTGCGGCTACTGCGATTTCAACACCTACACGGCGACCGAGCTGCGCGGCACCGGTGGTGTGCTGGCCTCGCGTGACAACTACGCCGAGACGCTGGTCGACGAGGTCCGGCTGGCCCGGAAGGTGCTGGGTGACGACCCGCGTCCGGTTCGTACGGTGTTCGTGGGCGGGGGTACGCCGACGCTGCTCGATGCCGGTGACCTGGTGCGGATGCTTGCGGCCGTCCGCGACGAGTTCGGGCTCGCGGAGGACGCCGAGGTCACGACGGAGGCGAACCCGGAGTCGGTGGATCCGGCGTATCTGGCCGCCCTGCGCGAGGGGGGCTTCAACCGGATCTCGTTCGGCATGCAGAGTGCGCGGCAGCATGTGCTGAAGGTGCTGGACCGCACGCACACGCCGGGACGGCCGGAGGCGTGTGTGGCCGAGGCTCGTGCGGCCGGGTTCGAGCATGTGAATCTCGACCTGATCTACGGCACGCCGGGGGAGTCCGACGACGACTGGCGGGCGTCACTGGACGCGGTGCTGGGGGCCGGGCCGGATCATGTCAGCGCGTACGCCCTGATCGTCGAGGAGGGGACGCAGCTGGCGCGTCGGATCCGCCGGGGCGAGGTGCCGATGACCGACGACGATGTGCATGCCGACCGGTATCTGATCGCGGACGAGGTTCTCTCGGGCGCGGGCTTCGAGTGGTACGAGGTGTCGAACTGGGCGACCTCGGAGGCGGGGCGGTGTCTGCACAACGAGCTGTACTGGCGGGGGGCCGACTGGTGGGGGGCCGGGCCGGGCGCGCACAGTCATGTGGGCGGGGTGCGGTGGTGGAACGTGAAGCATCCCGGGGCGTATGCGGGGGCGCTGGCGGCGGGGCGGTCGCCTGGGGCCGGGCGTGAGGTGCTGTCGGAGGAGGACCGGCGGGTCGAGCGGATTCTGCTGGAGTTGCGGCTGCGGGAAGGTGTGCCGTTGTCGTTGCTGCGGGAGGAGGGGCTTGCGGCGTCTCGGCGGGCCTTGTCCGAAGGGCTGCTCCAGGAGGGGCCGTATGCGGAGGGGCGGGCTGTACTGACGTTGCGCGGGCGGTTGCTGGCGGACGGGGTCGTGCGTGATCTGGTGGACTGA